ATGATTTAGCTACGAAACCATTTCTTACTTTCCAAAGCCAAACTAAAAACCTTTTTGCTGTTATCCATAAACCACCTGCTCCGCCTTTAGAAGTATTTAACGCGTAATTAAAAAgtgattgatcttttttAGAAGCTGCAGTTGACCAATCTGTCGTACTTAACATTCTTGGCATTGTAACTCTTCTTATAGGTGCTGGTGATATTAAATTACCTTGTTGTCCTTGAGAATGAGAAGCTAAAGAGAaagtagaagatgataccCTTCTCAATGTTTGTGAGTTTCCTGCACTTAGAGGGAAAGATGATCCAAGTGGTGTGGTAAATCCTAATCCTGCAGGTTGCGAAGTTGACGTATTGGGTAGAGGTAAAAAATAAGattgattatgattttcACTAGGTGTTTCTATCAAACtttgctgttgttgttgatacTGAGGTTTatcattcatatatatataactTGAACGTCTTGAGACACTTGGTGTGGGACTTGATGGATCATATGTTTGTCGAGCGCCGCTTCCCATCTCGACATCTTCATTCATCGTGCCCAGCCCACTTGAGAAATTGCTTAAAGCCGGTCGTTCATCTACGAATGACATTCGGGGAGAGGCGAATGGTGAGACAGGTGCTGATGCTGATGGCATACGACTGAGAGAAGATAAAGCATCAGATGAGGGGTTAGAGGTGAATCTTCTCGCTGTACTCGTTCCCAATCCTTGTAATTGCTGAGAAGATTTCCTTGACGGTAAAGTTAGAGGTACAGGTCGATCCGAAACTCCTCTTCGGGTGGATAGGTTATTTTGGTTCGATGGCATAGTTTCCGAAGACAGGAGAGCGGGCgataatcttgatttcaAATCACCGTACATCCCTGCTCCGTTTGTAGAATTTGAGCCAGACCATCTTTGCCAAGCACTCCGTATATTCGTACCAAACAGGTATAATAATGTCAGTATTGCCAGAGGGATGTAAACTCGATAATATACACCTGACTGATCAGGAAGAAGACAGGGTCGATCTGCGAGAGTCTGAGAACCTGCGTACCCATTTGGATGAGGTGGGACAAGGGACAGAAGCTGGAATCCAGGTCGGCGTATACCTGTTGAGGATGAGAACGACTTGATTGTAACTTCTTTTATACCTTGAGGATGCTTGTGTTCGCAGTAGTCATGATCATCCCCACTAAACACTATCGAAGGTTTTAGCCCTTCTAGCAAGAATCTTGAAGTTTCAGAACCTAACAAATTCTGATATCCAGGGCCAGCACCTTTGAGTATTCTGCCTCTTTCTCGAAGAGGTCCACACGTTGAAGCTTCGGGTCGGGCGAGAGGTATATGGGATATCAATATACTGGGACCTGGCAACGGGTCTGCGTTGTATGCTTTGATTAGCTTGACAAGAACATGTCATGCAGATTTAGCAAAGATTAAACTCAAGCTCACTCTCGCTCAAATCCTTAACAAACTCAATCACACCACCTTCAACCCCGTCCCATTCTCCAAATTGCATCTCAGCTGCATACCGTCtataatcttcttccactaATCCGACGGCATCAAGCATAATCAGACTATGATTCGCTATTGGTAATATCGTATTTGGTTTCGAGAAATGGGTAGCATATCTATCTCTAGCATGCGGCGAGAACAGTCTATTTGGACCCAGCGGTATATCGTGATTCCCTGGTACAAAGTGCATTGGCACGTTCGCGGGGAGCTGAAATATCGATCGGAATAGGTTGTGATAATCGTCATATCTATAAGGTTGCATTGTTATTTCGGGTGATACGATTTAAGAAGTAAGATGCAGTGAAGTCTACTCACTCTGTATCAGTCATAACTCCTCTTCCACAATCCAACATATCTCCCAAAACAATAACAGCATCTATCCTTCCTAAACGAGTTACAACATTCCAACTTTTCCTCATGAATAATTCGTCTATTTGCTGCTTTAACCAATTAATCCATGGTCTACTTCCTTCAGCATATGATAATACTGGATGAGGAACATGAGGATCTGCTAATAATACTACATGTGTAGGCGCTTCTTTTAGATGAGGATTTGACCGACGAAGTATAGAATCTGGAAAACGACATGTCGATAATGAATGGAAGAAATCTCCAACTTCAAACCAGATAATTAAAACAACCCATCCGAATCGTAATGCTAATAATTGAGTTCCTCTTGATTTCAGACCTGATCGACGTTTCCCATTTCCTATTAAGCCTTTTTCATTTGGTGGACCTAAGGAAGGGGATCTTATACGAGGTGAATCAAGCATTGGTCCTGACCCGATAATTTAGATTAGATATTCTGTCGGATTGTGCggaatgatgatgatggagagCCGATTTATGGTTGATAGTATCGAGTAAATCGTTAAAGGAAAAATTGATGTTGACAGAATGGTCTGGTGACACGTCCGAGACAACGAGGTGGAGGTATCgattagatgaagaggatCTTTCGTGATCGAAATCAGGATTATTTAAGTGTAATGAAACTATTGTCCAGCAATAGCTCTTGATACTGATGCTAACTGATAAAGTTGCCCCTCAGTCGACCAAAAAGTCACTCTGAAACTTCGAGGAATGATAATGGAAAATTAGAAACATACAACACGTAAAAAATAGAATGACAATAACAAAAGTAAGAGACGCGACCCTAGGTCTTCGGGAGATGCTTGGCTCATGGAATCCTAAACTTAACCGATTTAAACCGGGATATCTTAAAACCCTTATTTCAATCCCTTAATCTTGTAAATACCTTTGCCTATCTGTCTTTATCTGGCTTTGAAATAGGCATGCAGATAATTCGAGAACAAAGGGAAAAACATTAATAGCGGGAATAAACAGGATCCAAAATGACGTAGGGGTGTGGCACCCTACTAAATTATGTGATGGGATGTGCTGTCATTCAAAAATTGTATGACGACATGCACTCAAGCAGCAGTGTACTATAGTCGCGCAAGAAAGTAAAAAGGTCGTCTCCCACCCAATCACTAAACTACCCTCCCTTTCTCATCTCTTActtaaaatcatttatcttgatttcatcattcacTCTCAAACAAACATCAATTTTTACATTCTGTCAATCAGCTTCTTACTTTTAGAGTAACAGAAACATCAGACAATGTAAGTTTTGCTTCTCCCTTTTAGCATTTTCAACGCTACAGACGTAGTGAGAGATAAGAGGAGTTTGGCTTTCGTTGGGCCATAAGCCATGATACGTCATTTTGGATTACATCGAGTTCACCTTCACAATCGTCTACAATCCCGGTCTGTAGTGGTAGACATCGGGAAGATGAGCTCTATATCCATCTGCTTCCTCAAAAACTATCTATTATTGAATctgctcaagctgctgctgACAATCTCTTAACCCTTCTTTATAGATGGCCGCTCCTCAATCCcaacaaatcaaacaaaACTTCCTCAATCACCCATACACTCAACAAGCCTCCAGATTCGCTACTGGTCAAGTTAACGCTCTCGATGCCGAGGTAAGTAAATCACAAATACCTACTTTGCGTGATATATTGAATGCTAACCCCTATTATTCCGCTCAGCTTAACAAATACCCCCTTTTGAGAAACCTCGAACAACAAACCAAAGTCCCAAAGGCTTACGGTGTTCTTGCCTTGGGTGCCTCGTGAGTCTACCTTCCTCCGATGGACTAGTCATGTCTCCAGCCATCGCATTTCCCGAGATGTGCCTTCTCATACACGATGACGGCTATTCTAGCAAATTCTTGATTACTAATTCAATGGTATTATTCAGTTCCGTTgtcttgatcttcttcaacttcctcGGTCTCGCTCAACCCGTATCTAATCTCATTGGTTGGGCTCTCCCAGCTTACCTCTCCATCCAAGCTATTGAATCTCCtcaatcaaatgatgacaAACAATGGTTAACTTACTGGGTTGTTTTCGGTTCTCTCAATCTTGCTGAATCTCTCGGTGTAAGAGCTATCTTATACTGGGTTCCTATGTACTTTGTTTTCAAGACCTTATTCACCATCTGGCGTAAGTCCCTCCTTCTTTCAGCCTGTTTGCGATCTTGTGCTCatcccttcttcctcttatCTTAGTCATGCTTCCCGCTACTCGAGGTGCCGAAACTCTTTACTACAACGTCCTCAGACCTGTCCTCGGTAACGTTAAGCAAAAGTCTCAAGCCAACATCGGTCAAACCAACCCATTCGCTAAAGACACCGCATCCGGCTTCAACCCAGCCGGTACCACTGCTCCTTCGAGCTTCGAGCGTGAGTCTTTACTTGTGGTATAGACTTCGGTGAAGCCAGAATGAAAGCTGATTGCATTTCTTCTATGTTTCTAGACGAGAAAACCCTTTAAAGAGGTTTTATCAAACAAAACTCTAGCTTGAAGTACGGCTTGCCCCCCGCTAATCCCTGCCCGTAAACCCTCCTTCGATGTGaataatctttttctgCTTTTCATGTCTTTTCCGAAACTTACGATACGAGACTTAATGCCTTTAAATAAAACGtatttctcttctcttattgatatttcaacaAAACCCTTTTTATAACGAAACAAATAATTAAGTAGAGtagatgaaagaattaattctttgacggatgatgaatatttgaattatacCAAAGTACATTGGCACTTTCAGTGTCGGACATTGGACATGACTCACTGATCAGGTTACAGTTATCATATCGTATATTGTTGACAGAGTATTGATCTTTGTCAAATTGCATTTTGGTTGTGGTAGCGTATCGTTGAATTATGATTCCTGACATATcaaagatgttgaaaatgataatgcaCAAGGTATAACATTCTGTATAAATGGTATAATatcttttggttttttgttttatttataaaaataaataacTAATCCTATTATGAATTATTCcgaaaataaattttattttatttttataatCCAGCAGATTTAATcatatcttgatattcaCATAATCTAAGTAAATTTCTTTGAAGCATTGCAATAGTCATCATACCAACAGAAGGTACATAAATTGATGCctaattgaaaaaagaaaaaattgattattattattaacGTTTGGGAATCttttttagaaaaagaaaaaacttaaaaaacttactttttCTCTAACATCTGATTCAAAATTTTTTTCACCTGCAACATTTACACAAATACAaccatcttttaaatcttttgttgaaattttataatttgaatttggtacAGCAGAAATTACAACatctgaaattgataatgcttgttttaaattaaaatcaattaaaggTGTTGTTATATGAtgtgaattaaatttagatGTTGTAGTtgataaagaatttgaaggtctttttgaaaattcaacaattgctatatatatatataattattaaaatcagttattttaattatttccttttattttattttattttattttattttggattaacattttttttttttgttttgaaaagataaaattatCGTAAAAAGTTTGAAATGAATAGAATAgaataaaaattaaattcaaaattaaaaaaaaccTAAACTTAcaatcaatatcaacacTAATTACTCTTGCACCATCATTTGCTAATAAAGCAGCTAAAGGTCTACCAACAACTTCACTTCTATTTATAATTGTAATGACTTTTCCTCTTGCTTTATCACCATATTCTAACATTTTATTATAAACTCCAATAAATTCTAATACTTTAACAATTGCTAAAGGTGTacaaggtaaaattgatttaacaGATCCATTAGGAATTtgttcaattgatttattattatttattttagaatctaatgaaattggaagatgtgaagaaggaattggACGTAATGTAATTGGTGAAATAAATCGAATACTAAtttatttcaaaaatttattttaaGCTTTTATCGAAATATGTATGATAATTACttgaaaaaacaattaaaaaaaaaaaaaaacaactACTCACTTGtgatataaattaaataaaaattgatgatttaaacCTTCTACATCTTTTTGAGGTGAAACAACAGATTGTAAATATTGATCTTGTCTTCCTCCATAAATTGGATAATAAACCATTATACCATTAACGTCAGGATCATCATTTGCCtatttaaatttggtaaattttcaacgaaacaaatcagcttaatttacatttcatttcatttacATTCAAAAACCTATCTATACATAattttcatatatatatatatatatatatatataaatcgaattaaaccaaaaaaaaccaaaacTTTAACTTACCTCAAGaatagcttcttcaacatcaattccaatacCTTTACCATCTAATCCTTCTCTAGCTTCACCAACAAGtctaatttcaaaattaattccaatttgtTCACATGCTTTTTTTGTAAATTCTGAATAAATTTTtgcatcttcttttttagttgataaaattccaattaaatATGGtgattttttattaaatttttctGAATTTCCTATTGTTGTTAATAATTCAGTTTTAAATGATGTATGTACTTTATTTGCTGTTATTAAAATTCCTTGTGgaattaattcttcttttgaattagatgttgaagatgacatTTTTTTCCTCCTTAATATGAGAtaaaatttgtttttcaagGATTATTTCGAGATAGATTAAAGGATTTTCAGttataaattgaaagtTTCGTGTTACCTTGAATGAGTATTATAAAAAGTCTTGTAAAAGTCTTgtaaaattataaatatgTCTTATCCCGACCCCTTATCTTAGATTACATTTTAAACTTTTTTGAAAACAACTTGTAGAGGATAAACTAAGGAAGGCGTTTTGAACGTATCACGTGATTTGGTCTGTGGTGCCCGTGCCTCTTTGCAAGAGGTTGGGAGATGATTACTATAGCAAACATGGGATTGAATCTGGACATCTGATAATGAAGAGCAATATGCATTGGGTGTGGACGAATTGTTCAGCCGATATACATGGTCAGAAGACTTGTCTTGCATGACAGATTATATCTTGAAACGAGATGAAAAGCGATGAAATTTCCTCCCCTTTGAAACTTTTCTCGATATCAAGTGTCTTTTGTCTCTCTAACGAGTCTCCTTGCTTGTATGAGACATGGCTTTTCAAGTGTAGCTTCAATGCAATGATACACATCtatgaagaagctgtttAGACGAAGTTTTCACATACAGGTAGAACCAATGTTAGTACTTCTATTTAACCGTTTTGCTATTCATCTGATCAGCGGTATCATTTCTCAATGACTTTTGGTGATTACGCGGTCGATAATAGCTTGGAAATGGAAGTGGGTCTTAGTCTTTGAGTGCTTAAATGCCATTTTATACAATCAAGTGCGGAATATCATAAGAATGACTTTTGACTTAAATTCATATCTTTTTAAAGCTACATTAAGTATTAAATTTCgtttctttcctttcttcttttcattccGTTCAATCTAAcgaatcatcattatttaaCTTAAGTCGTTATAATTCCAAAATCTCTTAAACCCTCTTGTTTACTTCATCAGCAGCATCTCTTGCTTTTCCAGCAGCACTACCAAGAGCTTGATTTGCATTTTGTCTAGCTGATTCAGCAGTTTCTTTTGCACCTTGAGCAACTGATGATGCTttagaatcaatttcagattGAGAAGGTGTTTTTTCGTCTTAAAAGTTCAAAAGTCATTTAGaaagaatttttaatttgagaataaatcaaatgtGATTAAATACTTACTAACTGTTCCTTTTGCTTGTTCTGTAGCAGTTTGAGCAGATTCTAATCCAGATGCTAAAGTTTGACCAACTTTTTTGTTGACCTAATCATATCAAGTTATATTAATAAAgatgtatatataaattCGTACAATCATTTGATAGATATCAAAATACGataaaaaggaaataagCCACTCACGGCATCAGCAGCATCTTTAACTGATTCAGTGagtgattttgatctaatACTTGAAGTAGAAAGAGCTCTGTAAGATGCTCTAGAAAGAGGAAGTGTAGAAGTAGCTCTGAGGAAAGACATATCGATAATTAGatttcaattgtatttgtattattggatattgatttaaagaCGTTGTTGAATAAAGAGATGAACTGAAAAAAGTGAAGAGAAGTCAAAATGTAATTTGCTTAATGTTATACACTTTTTATAATAGCTACGAGTATATCTCGGTTAAAATTACGAACTTATTTCGGACAAGTGACGTGAcctcattcatcatcaaaaagtATTTAATTACCCTTTCTCACGGTATGAATCCACAAATTATGCATGAGATATTATATTCCatgaaatcatttttaatcCAACTAGAAATGGTCTACTACTTCGTATCAGGTTGAAAAATGGGAATTCCGTCATTTattacaaaagaagaaatgacgTCACTGATTTAACTGGCAGTCATATAAACTGGGTGGATAAGTTAACGGTATATCATATGTGAATATTGCCGGATGAACGTGTCGTTTTGTTGGTCAAGataaaactcacttgaggATTGGAATTTACTTATTTAACTTATTCTTATTGGATATATTTATTATACATTAAATCACTTCAAGAATATACGAATAGTAAAACATAAAACATTATCATAATGTCTATTTTTCAAAGTGCTTTAGCACCTTTCACTGTTAAAGGCTTTTACCTCATTACTTGGGGTACTGCTTTAGGAACAAATGTTTGGAACACTATCGTAAGTTTATCGATCTCGTATGGTTTGGTGTAAAAAATGAGTGTAGCGATATACTGACAGATCGTTTATCTCTTGCTATACTCTATCATTTTTACATCGACCTTCATTTATCGTTCAATTGATACCGAATTTCATACTTTAATTGCCACGACTTATCAATTAACCCTTATCATCTTGGTAATGAAACAAATGTCGATCGATTAAAATGGAATTTTCACCAATTGACATCAATATCTACGAATCGTTCATAATGTGTCTCATATCATGTGAAATGgctttcttctcatttTAATTCACCCTTATAGTCAGGATACAGAACATTTAAAACACTTCCAAGACAAACATTCGGTACACTTCAATCAAGATTACAACCACTTTATTTcactttttcatctttagcTACATCTACTTTATTATTCACTCATTTATGGTTTCATCCTGGATTAATTAGTTCACCAAGAGTTGAACCTCATTGGGCAACTTCTACAGAAGGTCAACAAGGTTTATTAATTGTTGCTTCTTTAATTCCTCAATTACttaatcttttaattgtttCTCCACTTGCAAGTGATATTATGTTTGAAAGACATAGACAAGAAAGagttgaaggtaaagaatatgatgaaccaaatgtgagttttgttttgctttttttgctttatttaaaattttacGAAAACtaattatttgatttgattctttcctttttgatttctcaTGAAAAGGTTTCTGAAGCTCTTCAAAAACTTAATACTAAATTTTCACTTTATCACGGAATCGCTTCTGCCTTAAACACTATTTCTTTCTTAGGATTGGCAGGTTTAGGTTTAGCCGTTAGCATGTAAATTGATTGTAGTATATTAATCaatacaaatcatcatGTAACGTGGATTCAAGGATAGTGTAGTGTAGTGTAGAGTATGTGCAGATGAGATGATAGAAggtcaaaatgaaaaaaggataaagaaggttatAAGGAAAGGTGCGATTTTCATTACAAACAATGCTAGTATTATATTTTtcatatatcaatatcaaacaaCATTTTAGTTTTCATGTATACGTTtaaaatctaattcatttcattAAACTTCTTCTGTACTTACTCCTGAAATTCATGACTCATTAAACCTTCTCTGCTCTGCATTTCATCAGTAATTCTTACATTGAGCAAACTTTGAATTACGAACAACGAACTAAATACATCCAAGAATTACATCATTAAAGCAAATCGAAATTTAAAAACAAATGTATTCTGTTAATGGCAAGTATAGTATGTAAGAGCTTTTATTTCCTAATACGTAACTATaagaaagtaaaagtaggttttaaaaaaggtaaagaacTATTATGCACCTTCTGCAATTAGGTCTCCTGCTGTTGTTCCACTCAATACTCCCTCATCAACTGTACGCTCTTGAACTTGTTCTATTGGATCTTGATTAACATTTTCTATCGGTGTTTGAGATGTTATTCCAGTTTCCGTTATAGTAGTAGGAGCAGTCGAATCAATCATCTCAACATCTCCATCTCCATTTACatttgaattcaaatttatatttgtaGTAGGAAGTACAGATTCATTTGTAGGTTGTATAGATTCTGCCCATTGTTCTAcatttataccttctgTTTCATCCCCATTTACATTTGAAACtcttgaagttgatgaaataggttgaattgaatcaatattAGTAGTtggtgattttgattttgattttgatcttttccttttacCATTTTCTATTAAtaatgaagttgatgatgatgatgaaatctTATGATTTTGTCTATGTTTTCTACCTCCTgtaccttcatcttctgaatcacttaatgaattttcattttgtttttctttatcCCATAATCTTTGTGGtcttcttttatctttatcttctatatcttctaattcattttcatcttcatcatcatgattTAATTTCGGTACATCTATATCATTATATCAAGTTCAttaaaattcaagattgatgggaaaaaaatgatgatttaaaaaaaaaaacttacctTGTAATGGTACACTTGGAGCAGCGTTTTTATCTcttaaaaattcaaatacaGATTCCGTAACTTTTTGTAAATATTCAGGAGTATTGTGATCCGTCATATTACTTGATCGTACATCAAGTTCATATGTTGGTCCATAATATTCCCAATATTCGTTATTCGGTATGTCTACGATTCTCAACATTAGCTCAAATTGCGCTTGGATAATTAAACAGAATTCAAGAGTGAAGATTTGGCTCACTCTTCTGTAATTCCACACCCGCTGCTAAACCAGTTTCATACGCCCATGTCCTACTAACACTTTTCACTGTATaacctcctcctcctagTAATAGCAAAGGtagatgaaatgatttaacGAATTGCACACATGCAGCATGACCTCTCATTGACAAGTTGAAAGACCCTAATCTGTCACCCGATAAAGAGTCTGAACCACATTGAAGAACAATTGCTCCTGGTTGATACCATTCTATCACTCGTTTTATCACCTGAATCCAGGTATGTCAGCCTTTTCTGCTTTTTCTGAGACAGATGACAAAATGAGTTTTGAAGATAGTCGAGAGAATGTGACTCACAGGCTGGAATATACTTTGATAATTCTCATCACTTATTCCATCTCTTAAAGGTACATTCACTGCATATCCCTTGCCTTTACCTATTCCATTATCCCTCACTTCACCTGTTCCAGGGAAAAATTCTCCATATTTGTGGAATGAACAAGTCATCACTCGATCAGTGGTGTAGAAAGCTTCTTCGACCCCATCTCCGTGGTGCACATCTATATCGATGTAAAGAACTCTTTGATGATATCTAATGCGCGTGGAATGTCAACTTACAGAGGTCGTATAGAAGTGCATGAGCTGACTCACCGTAACAATTCGAGAATCCCAAGTACAATGTCTACGAAAATGACTCAGCTTGATACCCATGCGTCGAGACAAGGCTGACAGCTGGCTTACCGTTGACGTAACAGAAACCACTCGCTTCAGCTTTCTTAGCATGATGCAATCCTCCAGCCCAATTGACAGCAATATCACATTTATCCCTAGATAATCTTGCTGCTCCCTCTGCGAACAACCATAATACCCGTTAACTTTCTTTCGTCCAGCTCTAGAAACATCAAGGCATTTGACTTACCCATCGAACCCCCAGCAGAGATCGAACAATACTCAAACAACCCATCAAATATCGGACAGTCATCTCCTACATTGTctacaatttcaaatatgattcatcagcttgatgGCCTTTTACAACGAGCGGGCTTTTAAGCTGAAAACTCACATTTGACTTGCTCTTTAGCGAATTGTTGAGCATTATCAGGATTTATACGATGTAAGAAATCAACATATTCGTCTGTATGAAATTGAGACATTTCTCGTTTAGTAGCTGGTTTAGCTCtctataattcaaatatggTTATAAGCTGATTGCTTTTAAATTGGAATGTTAAGAAAGACTCACAAaaatttccatctttttgTATAAACCGTAATTCATAACCAGAGAATGACACATTCTAATACGAGTAGGTTTCATTGGATGACCTAATCATATGGTATCATTCGTCAGCTTAATCCAGTTCTCAAGGAGGAGATtagaaggtggagaaggaaCTAACCTGGACCATAGTGATAATTTCCTATATCCGAATCGAAGAAATAACACTTAAAAGTTAAATATAGTCAGCTCCCTTCTTAGGTTGGACTCGCACGTCTTGTGTTCGGATTCAATAGCTCAAATCATCCATGAAAACAGGCGCCATAAGTATAGCTTGTTTCCTGGGATTCTTGGTTGGTATTGAAGATATTCCAATACTCACCACACGCCTCTTACTCTCTCCTAGTATCGGTTCCATCGTGAAGTGCCTCGTTCGTGATTTCTTGGATTATGGTCTGGcttttgttgttgttgatataGTCAGAAGATTACCGTTTCTTTGATTGCTTTGATTCTTGACGAATCGTGAGTGGGATATACAGCTGAGTTGATGTCGCCTTGATGTATGTGCTTAATATTTAAGCTCGATAGTCTAGgtaataatattaaatgACACTTGTTCTTGGGTTAGATATAGAGAGGTTAACAACAGTGGAGGTTAGGTTACCTATTATCTATCTGACTGACCACAAATGCATTATCCCGGATAACGCCGACTTCCTATGGTGAGATATTTTGATTCCGTTATGCGTAACATTGATCCTTCGAAGGTTGTTGACTTTAGACACAAGTTGAATGacattttgaaagatgttaAATAGTATCCATAACAAAAATACTTTGTACAAACAAACAATATTCAAAGATCCAGCAGATAGAGTGAAAGAGACCtgagaaagaaaattgtATTGACAAtgtcttcatcaacatatATAGATTCTTTACCATATTACGATAAACAATTAGATGATCCATCTTTAAAAGCAGCTGCACAATCATTAatagaagctgaattaa
This genomic stretch from Kwoniella pini CBS 10737 chromosome 10, complete sequence harbors:
- a CDS encoding protein YOP1, with translation MAAPQSQQIKQNFLNHPYTQQASRFATGQVNALDAELNKYPLLRNLEQQTKVPKAYGVLALGASSVVLIFFNFLGLAQPVSNLIGWALPAYLSIQAIESPQSNDDKQWLTYWVVFGSLNLAESLGVRAILYWVPMYFVFKTLFTIWLMLPATRGAETLYYNVLRPVLGNVKQKSQANIGQTNPFAKDTASGFNPAGTTAPSSFERESLLVV
- a CDS encoding histone deacetylase RPD3; the encoded protein is MEPILGESKRRVCYFFDSDIGNYHYGPGHPMKPTRIRMCHSLVMNYGLYKKMEIFRAKPATKREMSQFHTDEYVDFLHRINPDNAQQFAKEQVKYNVGDDCPIFDGLFEYCSISAGGSMEGAARLSRDKCDIAVNWAGGLHHAKKAEASGFCYVNDIVLGILELLRYHQRVLYIDIDVHHGDGVEEAFYTTDRVMTCSFHKYGEFFPGTGEVRDNGIGKGKGYAVNVPLRDGISDENYQSIFQPVIKRVIEWYQPGAIVLQCGSDSLSGDRLGSFNLSMRGHAACVQFVKSFHLPLLLLGGGGYTVKSVSRTWAYETGLAAGVELQKNIPNNEYWEYYGPTYELDVRSSNMTDHNTPEYLQKVTESVFEFLRDKNAAPSVPLQDVPKLNHDDEDENELEDIEDKDKRRPQRLWDKEKQNENSLSDSEDEGTGGRKHRQNHKISSSSSTSLLIENGKRKRSKSKSKSPTTNIDSIQPISSTSRVSNVNGDETEGINVEQWAESIQPTNESVLPTTNINLNSNVNGDGDVEMIDSTAPTTITETGITSQTPIENVNQDPIEQVQERTVDEGVLSGTTAGDLIAEGA